One window from the genome of Nicotiana tomentosiformis chromosome 5, ASM39032v3, whole genome shotgun sequence encodes:
- the LOC104086203 gene encoding NADH dehydrogenase [ubiquinone] iron-sulfur protein 5-B, giving the protein MASGWGITGNKGRCYDFWMDFSECMSRCREPKDCSLLREDYFECLHHSKEYQRRNRIYKEEQRQLRAASQKKKEGGDGGGGHH; this is encoded by the exons ATGGCGTCAGGATGGGGAATAACAGGGAACAAAGGCCGATGCTATGATTTCTGGATGGACTTCAGTGAGTGTATGTCTCGATGCAGGGAACCCAAAGATTGTTCCCTTCTTAGAGAAGACTACTTCGAGTGCCTTCATCATTCTAAAGAG TATCAACGTAGGAACCGAATTTACAAAGAGGAGCAGCGCCAGTTAAGAGCTGCTtcacaaaagaaaaaagaaggtgGCGATGGTGGTGGTGGTCATCACTGA
- the LOC138893040 gene encoding uncharacterized protein, protein MAIVDQTDATGTTTNVEIVVNSMLDPNDPLYLHPSDNPRAMLVSVAFSGIGYRSWRCADLRGLSVKNKTCFISGEYITGYYTQLKKLWEELSILSAKTQCSCQCTYGAKESMHKAEQDRRLIQFLMGLNEIYTTVRGSILMMNPLPSMAQAFFLLIQDEKQREMKPPNQMVAESVFLHANASENANNFRNNNFRANYTPNANFPNTNRSRPFCDYRKRPRHTKDKCFKLHGYSQTPRNYQNLKYNKNKRVGANAHSNLHDELSAKTEEFGPKDESQNLNLSKEQYGQLLNILQHFNTSSGGESSQNTNHRAGSVNLVAGTMNFAGMITCTSSIDFDKLSCRCFRTWIDTWILDSGASNHMTFNKTSLVDIRILPYPLLVTLPNGYRVKVTDIGSVYLAPQITLHKVMFVPSFKFDLISISSLTAQLKSLIAFTDTCCVLPFNEEASGDW, encoded by the exons ATGGCTATTGTCGATCAAACCGATGCAACTGGTACTACCACAAATGTCGAAATTGTTGTCAATTCTATGTTGGATCCCAACGATCCTCTCTACTTACACCCGTCGGACAATCCTAGAGCTATGCTAGTTAGTGTAGCCTTCAGTGGAATTGGATATAGGTCTTGGAGATGTGCAGATTTGCGTGGTCTTTCTGTTAAAAACAAAACTTGTTTTATTAGCGGAGAAT ACATCACTGGTTACTACACTCAATTGAAGAAACTCTGGGAAGAATTGAGTATCCTGAGTGCAAAAACACAGTGCAGCTGTCAGTGCACCTATGGTGCTAAGGAAAGTATGCATAAGGCTGAGCAGGATAGGAGACTAATTCAGTTCCTCATGGGGCTTAATGAGATTTACACAACAGTGAGAGGTAGCATTCTCATGATGAATCCTCTTCCTTCGATGGCACAAGCTTTTTTCTTACTCATCCAGGATGAAAAGCAACGAGAAATGAAACCTCCAAATCAGATGGTTGCAGAGTCAGTTTTCCTTCATGCCAATGCCTCGGAAAATGCCAACAATTTCAGGAACAACAATTTCAGAGCCAATTACACTCCCAATGCTAATTTTCCAAATACCAATAGGTCAAGGCCCTTTTGTGACTATCGTAAACGCCCAAGACATACTAAGGACAAGTGTTTCAAGCTCCATGGTTACTCTCAGACCCCAAGAAACTATCAAAACCTCAAGTACAATAAGAACAAAAGAGTTGGGGCCAATGCACACTCCAATTTACATGATGAGTTATCTGCCAAAACTGAGGAGTTTGGACCCAAGGATGAAAGTCAGAACCTAAATCTATCTAAGGAACAATATGGCCAGTTACTCAATATTCTTCAGCATTTTAATACCAGCAGTGGAGGAGAGAGTTCACAAAACACAAACCATAGAGCTGGATCAGTAAACCTTGTTGCAGGAACTATGAATTTTGCAGGTATGATAACTTGCACATCCTCTATTGATTTTGACAAATTATCTTGTAGATGTTTCAGAACTTGGATTGACACGTGGATTTTAGATTCAGGAGCTTCAAATCATATGACTTTTAATAAGACTTCATTAGTTGATATTAGGATCTTACCCTATCCCTTATTAGTCACTCTCCCAAATGGCTATAGAGTGAAAGTAACAGATATTGGTAGTGTGTACCTTGCTCCCCAGATCACTCTACACAAAGTCATGTTTGTTCCTTCCTTCAAATTTGATCTCATCTCTATATCTTCTTTAACTGCACAACTTAAATCCTTGATCGCCTTTACTGATACCTGTTGTGTACTGCCCTTCAATGAAGAGGCCTCTGGAGATtggtaa